A stretch of DNA from Pseudomonadota bacterium:
ACACATATAATTTCTGAAAGCATTTTCTTACTCCTTTTTGGTTGACAGGAGTACAATCTAGTTAAGTTTTTATTAAAATCCAAGATACTTTAGGGAATACGACTAACCCAGTCCCTGAGTTTTCTCTTGGAGAAAAACTGTGCTAGGATTGCACACAGATTATGTACGTTTCTAAAGGTAGGGTTTTACGTGAATATCCATGAATACCAAGCCAAGCAGCTGCTGAGCCAGTTTGAGATCCCGATCCAAAAGGCAGGCGTGGCTGCCAGCGCTAAGGAAGCGCTGAGTGTAGCGCAAAAAATCGCAGGTGATACCTGGGTGGTGAAAGCTCAGATTCATGCTGGAGGCAGAGGTAAGGGAGGCGGCGTTAAGCTTGTCACAGGACTTTCCCAATTGGAGGATATCAGCAGCCAGATTTTGGGAATGAATTTGGTGACACCGCAAACAAGTGCTGAAGGGCAGACAGTTAACAAAGTTTATATTGAGCGCGCTTGCGACATTGCTAATGAACTCTACTTTGCCCTGTTGATAAATCGAGAGCGTCGCTGCTTTGTGGCGATGGTATCTCGGGAAGGCGGTATGGACATTGAAGAAGTTGCAGCAAAGACTCCTGAAGCTATTGTGCGGATTGATATTGATCCATTGCTCGGAATGCAAGCCTTTCACGCACGGCAGTTGGCATTTGGGCTTGGGCTGACAGGTGATACTTTCAGCCGAGGAATTGAGTTATTTTTGCAGGCTTACCGTGCCTTTACTCAAACAGATGCGCAGTTGCTTGAGGTGAATCCGTTGGTAATTACAGGTTCAGGGGACCTGCTCCCTTTGGATGCTAAGATGAGCTTTGATGATAATGCATTGTTCAGACATCCAAATATCGAAGCACTGCGGGACGAGGCAGAAGAAAACCCAGTTGAGCTGGAAGCGCGCCGGCATGATCT
This window harbors:
- the sucC gene encoding ADP-forming succinate--CoA ligase subunit beta, with the translated sequence MNIHEYQAKQLLSQFEIPIQKAGVAASAKEALSVAQKIAGDTWVVKAQIHAGGRGKGGGVKLVTGLSQLEDISSQILGMNLVTPQTSAEGQTVNKVYIERACDIANELYFALLINRERRCFVAMVSREGGMDIEEVAAKTPEAIVRIDIDPLLGMQAFHARQLAFGLGLTGDTFSRGIELFLQAYRAFTQTDAQLLEVNPLVITGSGDLLPLDAKMSFDDNALFRHPNIEALRDEAEENPVELEARRHDLSYVKLDGNIGCMVNGAGLAMATMDVIKLYGGEPANFLDVGGGATRERVTEAFKLILSDPNVQGILVNIFGGIMRCDIIAEGIIAAAKEINIHVPLVVRLAGTNVQKGKTLLAQSGLDIVSADHLADAASLVVRAVEKAA